GTCAGTTCCTCTGATTCACTTCGAGGGCAGATTGGGTCATTTGTGCCCGCTGAAATAAAGACAGGCACATCAGTAAGTTCAGGCAATGCGATACCTCTTAACGGCACCATCGGGTGATGCAAAATCGCTCCCTTCAAGCCTTTGGCGTAATGAAACAAAATGCTTGCTGCGATATTTGCACCATTTGAATAACCTATTGCAATAATATTGCGACGATCAAAGCCGTACTGTTCTGCGCTGCTGTCTAAAAAGTCATGCAGCTCCTTTGTACGCTCCTTTAGGTCTTCAATATCAAAAACGCCTTCAGCTAGTCGGCGGAAGAACCGAGGCATTCCGTTCTCCAACACATTCCCTCGTACACTGAGCACAGATGATTGTGGACTAATCAGCTCTGCCAGTGGCAATAAATCATTCTCCGTTCCTCCAGTTCCATGCAATAGTAATAAGGTTGGCAACTGTTCATTTGTTCCTTTTTTAAAAATATGCTTCATCTTCGTCTCCTAGTCATGAGGCTTAATAAGCCCTGCTTTATTTTGGTCTGTTGATTGTAAACATTTCACCCAGCTTGCTATAATCATTTCCCGCAAGCCTGCTGACAGGCTTTAAAAGCTTCGGATCGATTCTTCCATTTTCATATAATTGATCTTCAATATGGAAGCAAACAGCACGGCCCAGTATTAAATCGCAAGTAGGTATCCCATTATCATCCTTAATCTCTACAATTCCCTCTAATTTACACTCAATCCGGACTTTCGCTTCCTTAATTCCAGGCACTGAAATAACAGAACTTTCAGCAACCGACAGTCCAGCAAGTTCTATCTCACTTTCGTCCGGCGGAAGATTTGCAGCAGTTTCATTAATTGCTGCAATATTATCCTCGTCACAAACATGGATGACAAATTCGCTGTACTCCTTAATATTTTTAGCTGTATCTTTTTCATTACCGCCATTTCTTTGAACTGCAACAGATAAGATTGGAGGATTGGAAGATACGATATTAAAGAAGCTGAACGGTGCACCATTAATAACACCGCCGCTTCCTTTAGAAGTAACAAACGCGATTGGTCTCGGAATAATGCTGCCGATAAAGAACTTATACACCTCTTTCGCAGAAAGCGTGCTTGGATCAATTGTTAACATGCTATTCCTCCATTCATGGCAAACTTCGCCGGTAAAATTTTTATACAAGCTATTTTATCTTGAATTCGAGATAATCATACTATTATTAATTACTGTCTGTCAAGAATGAGTCCTTGCTTCTAGTAAAAATAAAGAAAATTACTCTATTTTTTCCTATTATAGTTTGCTATCATTAATTTGTATAATTTTTACTCTGTTTCCATTAGAAAAACTACTCATTTAGACCTAATTTAATAACTTTTACCTATTACAATTAAACTATATTTTAGATAAAATAAGGTATAATCTTAGAGTCTAGCAAATTAGCTTCTATTGTAAAAAGAGAGAGGGAAATAGTGTGGGTATATTAAATGAAGGAGAGTTTATTGAAACAGTATATTTTAAAGGCTTGCAGCTTTCATTAATTGCAGCAGGTGACGGAACGGAAGTTATTCACCATAAACTGCAGCCAGGTTCTAGCTGGGCGATGGGTCCAGAAGAGGGCTGGGAAGGACTGGAGTATTTTTTTATTGTTTCTGGCAAACTAGTATATCAAAGAGATGAAGTATCTATCGAGCTTATACCCGGACAGTCCTTTTTTGAGAGCCCAATCAAGGAATATACTATTTTCCATGCTAAAGAAGAAACAGAGTTTATTTATGTGACAAGTCAGCCAGTGTTTCACCACTATAGCCAACTTTCTAAAGACTTATTAGAGCTGACTATTTCTATAGAAGAAAAAGACGGGTACACAAGAGATCATTGTGAGAGAATTAAGGACTATTCGATGCTCGTTGGTGAAGTGCTTGATCTTAACACAAAACAAATTGCCCGCCTAAACCTTGCTTCCTTTTTTCATGATCTTGGCAAAGTTAAAGTACCTTTAAATATATTGCAAAAACCTAGTAAACTCACAGATGATGAATGGGAAATCATGAAACTACATACAACTTTTGGTCGTGAGCTGTTAGAAGAAACGAGAATTCCATTACTAGGCGAAATAGGTTTAATAGTTGAACAGCATCATGAAAGGTATGACGGTAAAGGATATCCTAAGGGTTTAAAGGGTGACGAAATTACAGTTGAAGCAGCTATAATTGCTGTCGTTGACTCCTTTGATGCAATGACAACAGATAGGGTCTATAAAAAAGGCAAATCAAAAAAGGCAGCCTTTGAGGAAATTCTAAAAAACAGAGGTACAATGTATCATCCACAAGTAGTTGATGCTTTTATAGCATTACAAGATAAAATAGAAAACTATTAACATGAGGGAGAGACTATTATGAAAAAACTAGTTTGGAGCTTATTGGCTGTCATTTTAATCGTTTCCTTGCAAGTAAAGCCTGCAGAAGCAGCTTATTTGCCAGAATACGATAAATATGTAGAAGTAACCTATGATCAAGCAAGACAAATTGCTGACTTATTAGGGATGAAGAATATTCCTCTTGGTGAACAAACTGCTAAGATTACTTTTGATGTTCAGGAAAAGGTTATTGCTAAAATCGAAAAAATTATCGGTAAAGAAATTGACCATTATTATATCTGGCTAACTGTAGATGGACAACCTGTACTTGGAATTGATCCGCCTATAATACTGGCTTAATCAGAAACAAAAAGGACTTCGGAAACCCCGAAGCCCTTTTTTATTTATTTCTAAACAAAATGATAAATTAGCTTAACCCATCCAAAAAAGGAAATCCACAGTGGTACGCTCAATAAGATGCCCCATTTCAATCCATTAAAAAAATTCGCTTGTTCTTCCATGCCATCCACCCCTTATCAGTAAGTGAGACCAGAGTTAATGATTAGCTTATATCCATTATATACGAAAACGCTTTCATTATGTCTGTATTTATTATTAATATGACCCATTTTTTTATTAAATAAACATCTTTACCTACTTGAAACTTGTAATGGTGCTTCTTACCAAATATATCGTCCTAGCGATTTCTGTTATTTATAGGACTATATACTTATTATTTAAAAACTTTTATTTTTTCTATTCTTTTAAATGAGGGGTCTGAATTAATAACTAATATTTTTTATTTTTTAATGGTTTGTTCATTATTTATTCATAATTACCAAGTAGAATAAATTTATGTTAAGAGTTTCCCCTCTTAAAATATATTTTTTTGGTCCGGCTATTTAAGCCGGATCTTTTTTTGTTTGCAGACAAGAAAAAAACGAACATCGTTAACATGTTCGTTTCTCTATAGAGTCATTTCGTTGCTTCAATTGTT
This DNA window, taken from Niallia sp. Man26, encodes the following:
- a CDS encoding flavin reductase family protein; the protein is MLTIDPSTLSAKEVYKFFIGSIIPRPIAFVTSKGSGGVINGAPFSFFNIVSSNPPILSVAVQRNGGNEKDTAKNIKEYSEFVIHVCDEDNIAAINETAANLPPDESEIELAGLSVAESSVISVPGIKEAKVRIECKLEGIVEIKDDNGIPTCDLILGRAVCFHIEDQLYENGRIDPKLLKPVSRLAGNDYSKLGEMFTINRPK
- a CDS encoding alpha/beta hydrolase; the encoded protein is MKHIFKKGTNEQLPTLLLLHGTGGTENDLLPLAELISPQSSVLSVRGNVLENGMPRFFRRLAEGVFDIEDLKERTKELHDFLDSSAEQYGFDRRNIIAIGYSNGANIAASILFHYAKGLKGAILHHPMVPLRGIALPELTDVPVFISAGTNDPICPRSESEELTTLLEGAGANVTVHWENYGHQLTRTEVDAAAAWFNTIK
- a CDS encoding HD-GYP domain-containing protein translates to MGILNEGEFIETVYFKGLQLSLIAAGDGTEVIHHKLQPGSSWAMGPEEGWEGLEYFFIVSGKLVYQRDEVSIELIPGQSFFESPIKEYTIFHAKEETEFIYVTSQPVFHHYSQLSKDLLELTISIEEKDGYTRDHCERIKDYSMLVGEVLDLNTKQIARLNLASFFHDLGKVKVPLNILQKPSKLTDDEWEIMKLHTTFGRELLEETRIPLLGEIGLIVEQHHERYDGKGYPKGLKGDEITVEAAIIAVVDSFDAMTTDRVYKKGKSKKAAFEEILKNRGTMYHPQVVDAFIALQDKIENY
- a CDS encoding 8-amino-7-oxononanoate synthase yields the protein MKKLVWSLLAVILIVSLQVKPAEAAYLPEYDKYVEVTYDQARQIADLLGMKNIPLGEQTAKITFDVQEKVIAKIEKIIGKEIDHYYIWLTVDGQPVLGIDPPIILA